A region of Thermococcus barossii DNA encodes the following proteins:
- a CDS encoding NADH-quinone oxidoreductase subunit C yields MRESMSAEEVLKRLQDALGEALLSHEVREYTMGVRRKRTYQELWIEIDPKAFRRAVEVMFELDYPHLHFITGEDDGGDSLRMVYSFGLFWAVPWGELSITMRFNLPKDNLVLPTITDLMPGAETNEREIREMLGVEFEGLKNKRHLFLPDDWPEGKYPWRKDEYGVEDMVKHTHKSVNEIRRGE; encoded by the coding sequence ATGAGGGAATCAATGAGCGCGGAAGAGGTCCTCAAGAGGCTCCAGGATGCACTCGGTGAGGCCCTCCTGTCTCACGAGGTAAGGGAGTACACGATGGGCGTCAGGAGGAAGAGGACTTATCAGGAGCTATGGATAGAGATAGACCCGAAGGCCTTCAGAAGAGCCGTCGAGGTCATGTTCGAACTCGACTACCCGCACCTGCACTTCATAACCGGAGAGGACGATGGAGGCGACTCCCTGAGGATGGTTTACTCCTTCGGCCTGTTCTGGGCCGTCCCCTGGGGAGAGCTCAGCATCACCATGCGCTTCAACCTTCCGAAGGATAACCTCGTCCTGCCCACGATAACCGACCTGATGCCCGGGGCGGAGACCAACGAGAGGGAAATCAGGGAGATGCTCGGCGTTGAGTTCGAGGGCCTGAAGAACAAGAGGCATCTCTTCCTCCCCGACGACTGGCCGGAGGGCAAGTACCCCTGGAGGAAGGACGAGTACGGTGTGGAGGACATGGTGAAGCACACCCACAAGAGCGTGAACGAGATAAGGAGGGGTGAGTGA
- a CDS encoding hydrogenase large subunit: MAKTQYYVPVGPIHPALKEPIRVEAKVEGERIVEVDVKRGFAHRGIEYMGMKRNAIQTLYLSERICGICSISHPYAFVIGSEKALGIEAPPRAQYIRTIIAELERIHSHILWLGVVAHEMGFDSLLFWTWKGREKVLDILELLTGNRINYSVFMIGGVRRDITESQAKAVRDMINYYRIFTEEMKDVFLSDPVYKARTRGVAQLSKDMAKKLNAVGPVARAAGLRMDVRQDNPYDAYADIGVRAVVPQDIVGEARGDAYDITLVRIYEIEQSLDIIEFCLDNMPEGKIMAIPNYVALLAKIRRSEGEGIGMHEAPRGEVIHYFKYGNKRDGPLVWKVIAPSYNNINTWGPLLLGAEVADIPIVVAYIDPCMCCNDRVAVVRDENGRLIDPATLHLKAVEKTRKLREELGVRE; this comes from the coding sequence ATGGCGAAGACCCAGTACTACGTCCCGGTCGGCCCGATTCATCCCGCCCTGAAGGAGCCGATAAGGGTCGAGGCCAAGGTCGAGGGGGAGAGGATAGTCGAGGTGGACGTCAAGAGGGGCTTCGCCCACAGGGGAATCGAGTACATGGGCATGAAGAGGAACGCCATACAGACCCTCTACCTCTCGGAGAGGATATGCGGAATCTGCTCGATATCGCACCCCTACGCCTTCGTCATAGGAAGTGAAAAGGCCCTGGGAATAGAGGCCCCGCCGAGGGCCCAGTACATAAGGACGATAATAGCCGAGCTGGAGAGAATTCACAGCCACATACTCTGGCTCGGTGTCGTTGCGCACGAGATGGGCTTTGACTCCCTCCTGTTCTGGACGTGGAAGGGCAGGGAGAAGGTCCTTGACATCCTAGAACTCCTCACGGGAAACAGGATAAACTACTCCGTGTTCATGATAGGCGGCGTCAGGAGGGACATAACGGAAAGCCAGGCAAAAGCCGTGAGGGACATGATAAACTACTACAGGATATTCACGGAGGAGATGAAGGACGTCTTCCTTTCGGATCCCGTGTACAAGGCAAGGACAAGGGGAGTGGCCCAGCTCTCGAAGGATATGGCGAAGAAGCTCAACGCCGTCGGACCCGTCGCCAGGGCGGCAGGGCTGAGGATGGACGTCAGGCAGGACAACCCCTACGACGCCTACGCGGACATCGGGGTTAGAGCAGTGGTTCCCCAGGACATAGTCGGTGAGGCCAGGGGGGACGCGTACGACATCACCCTGGTCAGGATATACGAGATAGAGCAGAGCCTCGACATAATCGAGTTCTGCCTCGACAACATGCCAGAGGGCAAGATAATGGCCATCCCCAACTACGTGGCGCTCCTGGCCAAAATCAGGAGGAGCGAAGGTGAAGGAATCGGCATGCACGAGGCACCGCGCGGTGAGGTCATCCACTACTTCAAGTACGGCAACAAGCGCGACGGTCCTCTCGTCTGGAAGGTCATAGCGCCGAGCTACAACAACATCAACACGTGGGGTCCACTCCTCCTGGGTGCGGAGGTGGCGGACATACCCATCGTCGTCGCGTACATAGACCCGTGTATGTGCTGCAACGACAGGGTCGCAGTTGTGAGGGACGAGAACGGCAGGTTAATCGACCCCGCTACTCTGCACCTGAAGGCGGTTGAAAAAACACGGAAGCTCAGGGAAGAGCTGGGGGTGAGAGAATGA